A region of Candidatus Eisenbacteria bacterium DNA encodes the following proteins:
- a CDS encoding succinate dehydrogenase/fumarate reductase iron-sulfur subunit produces the protein MKLSLRIWRQEDRNAPGRFVTYQVDGVTPEMSFLEMLDVLNEHLQEGGDEPVAFEHDCREGICGSCGFLIDGVPHGPRRHTTVCQLHMRFFKDGDALTLEPWRARAFPVVRDLVVDRSAFDRIIQVGGYITAPTGSAPDANAVLVPKEAADTAFDAAACIGCGACVASCPNASAMLFTAAKVVHLNSLPQGQPERDARTLNMVAAMGREVFGTCSNHGECEAVCPKGIPLEFIAGLNRDVIRAAFRRRREPLAIAGAPQRPAHEDA, from the coding sequence ATGAAGCTCAGCCTGCGAATCTGGCGGCAGGAGGACCGGAACGCGCCGGGACGATTCGTCACCTACCAGGTGGACGGCGTGACGCCCGAGATGTCGTTCCTCGAGATGCTCGACGTCCTCAATGAGCACCTGCAGGAGGGCGGCGATGAGCCGGTCGCGTTCGAGCACGACTGCCGCGAGGGCATCTGCGGCTCGTGCGGGTTCCTCATCGACGGCGTCCCCCACGGCCCGCGCCGGCACACCACCGTCTGCCAGCTCCACATGCGCTTCTTCAAGGACGGCGACGCGTTGACCCTCGAGCCGTGGCGCGCGCGTGCCTTCCCCGTCGTCAGAGATCTCGTCGTCGATCGCTCGGCGTTCGACCGCATCATCCAGGTTGGCGGCTACATCACCGCGCCGACCGGCAGCGCTCCCGACGCCAACGCCGTCCTCGTCCCGAAGGAAGCCGCGGACACGGCGTTCGACGCCGCCGCGTGCATCGGCTGCGGCGCGTGCGTCGCGTCCTGCCCGAACGCGTCGGCGATGCTCTTCACCGCCGCCAAGGTCGTCCACTTGAATTCGCTCCCCCAGGGCCAGCCCGAGCGCGACGCGCGGACGCTGAACATGGTCGCGGCCATGGGCCGCGAGGTGTTCGGGACCTGCTCCAACCACGGCGAGTGCGAGGCCGTGTGCCCGAAGGGCATCCCGCTCGAGTTCATTGCGGGGCTGAACCGTGACGTGATCCGGGCTGCCTTCCGTCGCCGTCGCGAGCCGCTCGCGATCGCCGGCGCACCGCAGCGCCCGGCCCATGAGGACGCGTAG